The following nucleotide sequence is from Nycticebus coucang isolate mNycCou1 chromosome 8, mNycCou1.pri, whole genome shotgun sequence.
AGTACTGTCCAGTCCCTGAGGAGTTCCATAATACATACAAGAAACccatttaattcttctttttttttttttttttgcagtttttggctggggccagctttgaacctgctacctctagtatatggggccagtgccctactcctttgagccacaggcaccgcccccccccaTTTATGCTTTTACCCTGTGTGCTGGGCAATGCTGAACTGGCAAGTATAAAAACCATCAGTTCCCTCACAATCTCATTATTCTAACTATGTATTTCAGTTCCTGACATAGAGTAAAGACAGGAGCTGGTATCAGTGATGGGGagcagggaagaaagggacaGGGGGAATCAGGTCCACACCAGCTTAGATCACATCCTGCAGAGAACCTAGGCCAGAATCATTCTAGAGCTCTGGATGGTGATTCTGAATCATCAatctttaaagaaacatttttatctcCGACCTAATCCCTTTTGAATAAAAAAAGTCTATTTGGAAGCAGGGCTAGAGTAAAGAATTGAGGTGAAGAAAGCATTCTCAGTTGTACTTAGAATACATCAAAAGTAGCTAAATTCCTCTTTTCAGTGAATGGAGAGGCAGAAAGTATGGGTTTCTTGGCAAAGTATTCaacatataaaatgttttcttctttcctccacaATGATAAAAACAgtaatgaacaaagaaaatgccttggaaaatgaataaagagatAGAAAGCAAATACCAAGTAAAGGGTTGACTGTGGTATGTATCCTTAGTAAacacaatgaatgaataaataaacaggaaCCACAAGAGGCAGAATATAGACTTTGATACTATGTGTTTGCAAAAGAATAGAGAGGATTCCTTTCTGCTAAATTAGCAACATTGATAATCAAacattgcatttgtttttatattcatgGCATCAGTtcaatttttcattaattaaatgagtaaattaaGGAATGCCTGTTTTAAGAAACTGCTCCAAAAATAACCTTATAAAAATCAGGTTACAGTACACTGTATGCCCTGATGGCAGCAGAAAGCTGAAAATATGAAATTGGAAAATGACCTACAATAATCACTTCACTGGTAAAGATGATATAACCTCTATTATCAATCAGGACCTAGTTTGATGTCTAATTTCAGTGACTGTCTAATTCATCAAATTAAATTAAGTACAAATGAGGAAATACTTGGCCAGAGAAGAAAGTACTCTGCCATGTGGCTTTCTATCACCTGAAAACTAATCCATTAGCACAGACAGCAAAAACTAAGCTCTAATACCTTATTggaggagaaaaaagtaaaaggaatttTCTTCCCCCAAACTAGCCTGGCAAAGATGTTTTTGATTATGAAAACTCAGATTTCCTGTTGCTTGCTATATATTCAGAATGGAGAAATGATTgagttttttccttcatttattttaccAATATTTAAGTGCTCATTCTGTGCCAGGTTCAAATCATCGCTTTGCAGGCTAAATGATGCCTTGTAGATTTGCAGCTGCTGGCAGCTGGGTGTCTAATACATCAGTGCTACCCCCTTTCATGGCTCACGGATTAGCTGAGAAGTTATTAGACGCTCCGCTATTCTCTGCAGGTGTTTGAAGACAAGGATTTACTGACAGGAGATGCTCCAAGGCTACATGCAAAGCATCCCCAGTCCTTCATGTTTCCACACACACTTAGCACTACCAACAACGCAGGCACTTTCCTGACTCTCTCGTCTGCCCTGTACTAAAATTTATCCTGAGTAAGTGGGAACTTCAGGATATGGTGCATTTTTTAAAGCAGAGGCACCAGAGGTTATTTAGATCTTTAAAGCAGGAGGCCTGCAGGGGAAGTCCGATCTGGACAAGCTGCTAACTCCCTCTGGGTCCTGGTTTTTCTCACCAATAAATGAAGGTTTGGGGAAAGGATGCTTTGAGTCctggtatttcttattttttttactgcagCTCACATTTCAGCATCTGacatccccctcccccccagatTCCTTAGAAATGGGAAGAAGAATGGGATGATCTTTTTGTAAATGACTCACAAAACAAGGTATTTGACAAAGAAAGAAGTCACTCAGCCCACGTTACCTGGaccttctctctgccttcctttccttGCTTTTGCTCATCTGGCACCTGCTTCCTCTTAGTTCCCTTATATGAGCACAATCTCATCATTCCTGATGTGACAGTGTGTGCCTGGCAGCAGCTACCagcctttctttatttctctgacTTATCAATTCAAATTTTCAAATGggccctttcttctcttttaaatccCTTCTTCTTACCCTTTGTGGAACGGCCTTCTATTTAAACCTCGCTCCTTCTGTTCTAAATGTCATACACACATTTCTTACGTAATCTCGAAACACTTAATTCTGGAAAACTAtatattatttgaattaaaaatgtctACAATACAGAAGTCATTCTGTTCTCTATTATTCACTTACTTGCCTGAGTAGATATCTCCATATACTCTGTAGACTAATATAGGCCTAAGCACTTAGCTATTAAAGGAATAACATGTTTAACTCTGTATATCAATGTTTTATACTTCGATGGAGAGTGTGGATACTACAAAAAGCAAAGTCAGGTTTTAGCAAAACTAATATGATGTATATTCTTTTATAGAAATAGCAAAACtattacagaaaagaatatgacataatatatatatacatatatgttaaatatgtatatatatatttactgtgtttAGTTATTCATGGGATATAGTAATATACCTTTTGTCTTCATATTACCTCCTGCCCCAACATTAGGTTCTGGTCAGTGATCTTTAAAGTATAGAAATTCTGTTCATTAAAATATCTTAATTAAAATAAGTATCTTTTTCCCTTAGAAAGTGAATTCAAACATTTTAGGGCCTAGCTTTAAAAAGCAACAAGTTATAGctgatttatttttggttgttgtttttatgGATATGAAAAATATTACCACTGCAACTAGCAAGAACTATAAATGATACATTATTGCAAGTGTTCTAGAAAATCAGAACAAAACTAATTTATTATAGTTCTGTCTTCATTATATACCACATGTTGGTGAGTTAAACACaacaaaattattgtattttcttttaaaagtgtctactaaagataaaaagaataaggTAACAATTAACATGTAGtttgttacattaaaaaatcTGATATACATATTTCTATTGTCTGTTAGCTTGTTCTAAGCCTCTTTTAactattacaaaagaaaaagaagtcattgttCAAAGGCAAACATTCAATTCAGTTGATACAACATTACAGTACAGTCAACTAACATCATTCAATAAAGGTAACAAGTCTAGCCTTAGCTTGAGTTAAAAGTCTGCAGACTAGATTGCTACAAAAGGTTCAATGCTGCTTCAAAACTGTTATATAACTTTTTGGAGGACATGGTTCTTTCTATTGATGGCTTCAGAAGAAGGGGTCATGCTACTGGTCAAAGCACAGGGGAACCCCAACCTGTCATTAATCATTTTATTGAGCACAGTAGTTAGAACAGCATTATTGAATTTAGCACAACgaactaaagtaaaataataataatatcgtAACAATCATAATAATGATAAgaataaaaaaaccccacaaactgGAAGCCTGGAGCTGCTGCCAGCCGTGTCAAACTCTTGCGATACGCTATactaaaaaaatttgaaatatccaCCCGTCCTCTCCACTCTGCCACAAACTAGCAAAGTCAAAAATACAAAAGTCTTCAACTTGTTACTTTTGCAGAATAAAGCAAAAACGTCTTTGTGCTCCTTACTACCAGAAGCAAAATATCCTCTGAGTTACCACATGTAATAGCTTCTGGATGTGTCGACCTGGGTCGGCTTGGTGTCTGCAGAACCATCTTTGTCCTTCTCGCTGTCGCCTTCCCAGAGGTTAATGAGTGGTGGGTATAGCTCATTTAGTGGGATTGAAGAGGTTTTTTGCATATACTTTTTTAGTGAATGGTGgtaattttttctcttaaatctttTGGCAAAGTACACAGCAATGGACGCAAGGCTAATGACAGCAAACATGGACCCCATTACTGCAGCAAGGGCTGTGCTGGTTTCTTGATCAGAGATGTCCAGGGCGAAGGCGGCATTTTTGGTTGTGACATTTACGCAGGACTTTTGAGTCTGCTGATGAATGTTGGACACTGTCAGACACACTTCATAATCTGTGGATGGCTGAAGATGTGTTAGGTTGTATTCATGGACATCTACTGGGACTCTTGCAGTATATGTTATATGGGGGTTGTCGATCTTCACAGTAGCAGTTGACCATTTTAAGTTGGACGTCATGACATTGGAATTAACTTTCCAGGACACTAAAATGGAATGGGATTCTGTTTGCTTGACATATATTTTTAGCACCTGAGTACCATCCAGAAGGGTCCCATTAACCTTAATTGTTGCTACTCGAGTGTCTGCCCCTTGGACATTCTGGGCAACACACGTGTATCTTCCTGAGTCTTCAATTTGTATGTTAGATATTTCCAGAGTGCCTTCACTACTTAGCTTGTATTTTTCTGAAAGGGTTTCTATAGTTACCTTATTTCCAATGGGAGTGACCCAATAAATTTCAGGTTCTGGCTCAGCCATGGCCCGACAGTCTAGGAAAACCGTTGTCCCAATATCCATGTTTAAGTGATTTGGGAACGTGTCATGAGATATCATTGGGAGGCACTGTTCACTTGAATCCTGGATTAAAACTTCCTTCACCTGCTGCCCTTTGTATTCCGGCGGCATGGCACAGAACATGGATAAGGGCTCCATGAAGCGGATGTTTGTTTTGTTGGAGTTAATCCAATGGATGACACAATCACACCTCAGGGGATTGCTGTGGATACTAATCTCACGAAGATTGGGAAGGGATTCGACTGTCTTTTGGTATACGGCATTCAAGGCATTGTTGTTCAACATCAAGCTTTCCAGGGCAGGAACACTTCGAAAAGCCAGGCGGTGGATATAAGATAGTTTGGGATTATTGGTGGCTTCTAACTTTGTGAGTTCAGGCAAGTTATCTAGGGCATACCGGTCAACAGAAACGAGTTCCCCCATATTATTGATACCCAGTTCCTTTAACCGCAGCATATTTTTGAAATCTCCCTCTTGGATTTTGTGAATGGGGTTTTTATTGAGGTCTAAGAATTTCAAATTTGGAACCTTTTGCAGGGCTAATTGAGGGActttgaccagtttgttatcaTAAAAAGACAGGCTCTCGAGGCTATCCAAGCCTACCAAGGCATTTCCAGGAATATCAGTGAGATACATTCCTGCCAAAACTAAGCTTCTCAAATTTGAGAGGGGTTTGAAGTTCATATCCAGAATTCCAATCACAGGGTTTTCTCCAATCATGAGAATTTCCAAGTTGGGTGTAGAATCAAACCAGCGACTGTCAATAACCTTCAATTTGTTAGAGTTCAGGTGAAgccttaaaagattttttaagcCTGAAAAAGCATTAGCAGAAATAGTGCTAATCTGGTTGTGGTTGATGTAGAGTTCTTGAAGGTTGCTGAGGTCTTGCAGACAGTAATCAGTCATCTCCGTAATCTGATTTTCCTCCAAATGCAGAGTGGTGAGCTGGGTCAGGTTTGCCAGCCCTACTTctttaatatttgtaaagttGTTTTGGGAGAAATCTAGCTCAGTCAAGTTGAAAAGCTGCTGCAGCTCATCCACAGTTTTTGCAATGTTATTGCTCTGTAAGAGAAGCACTTGTGTGTCACTAGAAAGGTTGCTGGGAATCCTTGTTAAGCGGAGATCATTGCAATCAACGGTGGTGGCTTCTCTGTATGTGGACTGTGGGGTAAACCAGGGACGGATTTCACATACACAAAGTTGTGGGCACTCGCTATTCTGCATGGAAGACTCAGTTAATGAAGTCATTAGCAAGCCCAGCACCAACGGGCAAGCTGCTCCAAGAAAGCTCATCCTAGCCATGCTGGCTTGCTGAGAAACCCCAATTTCTGACACttgtaaattttaataaaatgtgaacaCTATACAGCGATATGTAGGACAGCAAGGAGAAAATGTAAACATTCAAACAAAGTCTTGGCTGAGATGTGTAGAGTTCCAGAGTCCGAAGGGATGGTTTTCTGGAGTTCTCAAAAAGGCAGGAAGCAATTTGGAGTCTTTTACCTGTGTCTCTCAATTCCAGGCATGTGCACAGCCAAATCCAAGTCTGGAGATGTGCCTGAAAATTAGATTAGGACAGATGTTACGTCCATTCCACATACTTTCTACATTATAGCTTTTCTTCTATTTGCTAAAATGGCATAGTCACTCAAAAATCTAATAACAGAAACATTCAAAAGCCATTCAAAATAACTAAACAAGCTTTCAACTTGCAGGACACTGTTACTATATCTCACTTCCTACACTAAAACTAGTTTCAGTGTTCCTTCATTGTTACAATTAAACTGAGACTGCACTGGGACCAGATAAAGTCATTAAACATGCCCGCAAACACACAAGTGCACACCCTCCTACACACACTAGGAACACTCAGAAAAGCCCTTAGAggtcatttctttaaaaacaaagattaattTAGAAACTACATATAGccctaaaaatttaaaatgtcatgtCTCATAAAAGCAAGCATTAAAGGTAGTTTATTAAAGACTCACAGCtcatttctaaaatacattttaattaatgcCTCATTTGTTTCCaggaattctttcttttctgaatggAAGAGAAATGTTACGTAGGTGTATTCAGCCAATGCTTTTTTAGCTCAACTATTCTTATATAAAAAGTTAATTCAATATAACTATGAAAGGAAAACGTTAGTTTTTGCTATATTCCAATCATCACATCAGATCTTgactgaataaaatattaaaaggattCTATGCCATCATGCCACTGGTCTCTACTAAGAACCCAGACAAGCtttatacatgtgtatatctCACATATATGATTACAGTAATAGCATGAGAATGTGACTGATCAATTAATAGATGCAGACCATGGATATGTTTGTTTAACTtcttgaagttttattttcttcaattataaAATGAAGTTGGTCATACATAtaaaagcaggcatcctcaaactttttaaacagggggccaattcactgtccctcagacagttggagggccagactatagtttaaaaaaaaaaaaaaactatgaacaaattcctatgcacactgcacatatcctattttgaagtaaaaaaccaaaatgggaacaaacacaatcacattgcctcatgtggcctgtgggctgcagtttgaggacccctgtttaaaagtaTCTCTTTCATAGGattgagaaaattaaagaaatctaTGTAAAGCGTTAGCATAATGACTGGCACATACAAAGTGCTCATAAAAGTTAATTATACTTGTTATTTATTATCATCTTATTATATCTGTCATctattttagttttagttttgctGGGAATCCTTGTTAAGTGGAGATCATTGCTATCAACAGATAAGTAAGAAAAGCTGAGATAATAGATATTGAAACCAATATCTATTGGTTTCAGTAAGATTCTCTGAGGTCAGGTATTTATTGCTCATCTGCTTGCAAAGATAATATTAGAGGTTAACAGTTACAGTTTTCTGCATTCCAGTCAGGGGTAAAAAGACATTATGAATCCAGGGTTTGTTTTGTTCTCCCGAAATGAGCCACTCACTTGCTAAGGTTTTCAAAGTAGAGATTTACCTTTCTTGACATTTGTCTCCCTATGGTGCACTTCAGTTTTTTGAGGACTAAAGAGATTTCAGGcactagtttgttttttttcccctcgtAAGATTACTATGAGGATTCAATAAAATAGAGTATGTGTAAAGCCCAGTGTTCAACCCATAGCAAGCTCTCAATTCATGGTAGCTGCTACTGTTATCCTTTGTATTTTGCAAAATAACCAGtactaaattttatgtatttaagcCAAATTTtagtataaagaaagaaaaagtcctacaacagttttgttgttttataaaatattcaagcTATGTTACTGGTCTAACAAGATAAAAATCATCCCATCATCCAGATTCTGcaaagtctgaggcaggagaaggaaATGATGGCATGATTATGCTGCGTGACCCTGGATGCTGCTCATCTCTGGGGGAAGAAACACATTTGTCATTCCTatctctcctccccacctgcAAATCTGGTCACTTTACCATCAATTATGTAGTCACACACCACATAATGATGTTTTGGCCAATGACAGATTGCATATACAATGTGgttttataagattataattcacaaattttttactgtacctttcctatgtttagatacacaaacacctACCgctgtgttacaattgcctacagtattcaggaCAGcagcatgctgtacaggtttgtaaccTAGGAGCAATAGACTGTACTATGTAGCCTAGCTGAATACTAAGCTATAGGTTTGTGAAAGTACActctgatgtttgcacaatgatgaaatcatCCAATAACCCAGTCCTCAGAATATATTTTCATAGTTAACTGATGCACGACTATATTTGCAAAACTTTTCAATAGTAAGACTTGCTGACTCTGACTTTTATCAGaaaattctataaaatgaaaacatacctCAGAGACTAACATCTTACAATTATTATTAACtccataaatttattttactctCGTTTCTATTTAGAGCAATCCTAAAACAGGTTGCAATGGCCACAATAAATGTTAGGAAAATTTGTTCCACAGCCATTCCTCgatcttaatttaaaataaaaaagaataaatatcccTTTCATAACTGTGATGgaatttcaattaattttaagGTTTtgattaaatttaagaaaatgtacCAAAAACTAGAATATGTATTAGAATCATTGAGACTCCCCAGTCTATTACTATATAAAAAGCTTTTGTGGGCGATAGCTTGAATGAATTCTTACAGGTAAGGCCcccatttttgtttaaattacaTGATTTGAGGTAATTATATTGAAATATTCAAGCTGTGTTTGACATAtacatatgtcttttttttttttcgagacagagtcttacgtttgttgcccttggtagagtgcgatggcaccatagctcatagcaacctcagactcttggactcaagcgattctctggtctcagcctcccaagtagcaagaactacaggcacccaccaaacacctggctattttttagagatggggtctcgcgcttgctcaggctggtctcgaacctgtgagctcaggcaatccatctgcttcagcctcccagagtgcgagtattacaggcgtgagccacaacgcccagccttGACACATACATATCTCTTTAAAAACAACCAATCAACCAACCAACCACAGAAAGCCAGATTGTTAGATAATTATATCAAACACTGCTTTTCCTCTCACAAACCTAAATATGACTCCTTTGGGAGCACAGAAGAGAACTTCCTTAACACAAAAGGAGGTGTTTAAAATACTTCTATTTGTATTCCATTCTGAATTCTCTTTAGCATATTTCACTGGCCTATTTTATGAATATGACAGTATACATAGAACAAAGCTTTATAGAGTCCATACGCCAGtttagatatttaaaatgtaaggCATTTCTCAGGAGCTAGTcactaaatgtttaaaaaataaatctattatcacaagaaaagaaaactacggGCCAGTATTCCTGATGAATAATgaagcaaaaattttcaacaaaataccaagcaaaccaaattcaacagcatattaaaaaaattatacaccactgAACAAATTAGATTTAAACCCGGAATGCAAGGAAGATTCCCTTTATGAAAACCAATGAATGTATAagacaatgaagaaataaaaacacatgatcatctcaactgATGCACAAAAAATacctgacaaaattcaacaccctctcataagaaaaacactaacaaactTGAAATACAAAGAAACTACCTCAGCATAATAAAAGTCACATATGAAAAGCTCACACTTGAAGTTATACTTAAATAGTAAAAGGCTGAAAGTTTTCCTCTAAGAAACAAGGAATAAGAAAGGGATGTCCATTCTTTTTAaaggagaattttatttatttttattgaaaagtacatttatttcaggttaatgtgtgGGTAGAAACAACCAGgtgaaaatatttgattttctattcttgaCTTAGTACTGGAAATCCTAGTCAGAGTaattagataagaaaaagaaataaaaggcatccaaattggaaaggaagaagttaaatttACACTTTTTGCAGAGGACATGATCTTACGAGAAGGAAACACTAAAGATTCTAACCCTAAATCTATTAACTAATAAATGATTTCAGCAAATTTGTAGGATACAAATCAATACACGAATGAGTTTTGTTTCTGTCAACTACTAATCACCgatctaaaaaagaaattaaaacagccCATTTACAAttgcatcaaaaagaataaaatacttagaaataaacctaACTAAGGAGGCAAAaaacttgtacactgaaaactgtaaaaaataactaaaagaaatcaaagatgataTAAACAATGAGAAGATGTCCCATGTTTATAGACTGGAAAACTTAATGCCATTAAAATGCCCATATTACACAAATAATtttcagattcaatgcaatctctatcaaaatctcAATGGCAATTTGTACaggggaaaaaatcctcaaattcaTAGGAATCAGGAAGTCCTAAATTACCAAAATCTTGAAACTGTGTTAGAGATGTCAccctttctgatttcaaaatataacgCTATAGTAACCAAGATGGTGTGGTATTGGCAGAAAGACAGACATATGGACAAATGGAACAGGGAGTCCAGTAATAAGCTCTTCCATATGTGGTCTAATCATCTTTGACAGGGTGCCAAGACTACACAATGTGGAAAGGACAGTCTCGTCAACAAATGGTGTCAGGAAAACTGGATATACACatccaaaagaatgaagttaggccattacaccatatataaaaattaaccccAAACGCTTTTAAGACCTAACTGTAAGACCTAAAAGtacaaaaatcctagaaaaaaacaCTAGAGAAAAACTTCAGGACTTTGGGTTTGGCAATGATTCCATAGCTATGATAGCAAAAGCATAGGgaacaaatgcaaaaatagacAAACGGGGTGATTTAGAACTTAAAAATGTCTGTCCATCTAgagaaacaatcaatagagtgaaaagacaatccaCAAAAGgggaagaaatattttcaaatcgtATATATGATAAGGGTTAGGATCCAGAGTTTATAAGGAACTCTTataattcaacaacaacaacaacaacaacagcaacaacaaaatgacctgattaaaaaaataagtagaggACTTAAAACAATTCTCCATGTAAGATATACAAGTGatcaaaaagcatatgaaaaaattctcaacgtCACTACTCAtaagataaatgcaaataaaagccatAATTAGACATTGGGACCTTTGCACACtgttgttgggaatgtaaaatggtgcaaccatTGATCAAGAGATAGACACAACGAAAATGTCCATCAGtagaagaaatgataaagaaaatgtgtcatatgcttacaatggaatattatgcagctttttaaaagaaagaaattctgtcatatgttacaacatgaatgaatcttgaGGACACTATGAAATAATTCAGTtagaaaaggacaaatactgtatgattccattcatatgaagtCACTAAAGCAGTCAAAGTCAGAGAAAATAGAAAGGTGGTAGCCAAGGGCTGGGGGTGAATGGAAGAAATTAGTGTTTAATAGCTACAGAGTTTCAACTTTTACAAGATGAAAACGTCTAGAAATTTGTTGCACaagaatgtgaatatacttaacacagCTGAACTATACCCTTAAAAACGGGAGATGGTAAATTTAATGTTAAGTgttttttaccataataaaaaagaaagcaaatccaTTATAATTCAGGCCAATTTTTATCACATACACAAGTTAATTATCTTAAATtctgcaataaataaaaaatgtctagCATGGTTTAAAAACAAGTGAAATTGCTTTGTTCTAGGAGAACAAAGACCTGTAAGACCTGTCACATGTGAGAAGAAAACACCCTGCTAATTACCAGAATGATGTTCTCCAAACAAGTCTGGCAGTTTAAAAAAACAATCCCTCAAATAGTAAACCAAGGCTTTAAAGGCCCAGAATTGGCAaggtacacattttaaaagagtCCTACAAACAATTATACAATTAGATTCGATTTTTTTCGCCCAACAAGATATGTTTGGGACACTCTGCTCTGAATataaaatttcagagaaaatggACTGCATTTCCATCTAAGTTCATCACCGTCAGTGCACTTGGCAACAACTCTCATTTTCCCCACAGAACTGTGTTAGATgagatttagtttaaaaaaaaaaaaaaagacaatatttgGTGGGATTTAGAGCTAGGAGTtgggaaaaagaaatatgcattCAGAATAGGATGTTACGacttttcaactttaaaaatggTATGAAAGTGGtacacattcagtagaaaccacACTTCAGAGCCCATACAACACCattctggttttcatttttagtacagtATTCGATTACATGAGaattcaacattttattaataaaataggcTTTATGTTAGGTGACTTTCTCTAATTGTGTTTAGACTTTGTCTAAAAGTGTTCTGAGTATATTTAAGGTAGGCTTTAATGTTTGgcaggttaggtgtattaaatgggTTTTTGACttaatgatattttcaacttataatGAATTTATCTAGATGTAACTATTGTTAAGTTGAGGAACACCTGTACATGAATTCTCTGTGTCTCAGATTCTGTAGCTAAACTTAAAGCCAATTATACATAGTGGGCCTTCAAGTACTTATTGGAGTCTCCATAATGcattaaggaaacaataaaatgtatcCCTTTGAAAATTATAATAACTAAATGATTCCCTATGTGAAAGTATTCAGCGTAGGGCCTGGAAAAAATGCAGCACATAGTGGGCCCTCAAGTACTTATTTGAATCTCTGGAACTTTATCAAGTTTGccattaaatttcattttcatcctGTTATTGGGagggaatgaatgaacaaattgtCTCTAAGATGCTTAGGTATGGCTAATGTTTGGTTTTACTTGTCATTTCCAGTATAGTTTTCCATCAGTATCGATGGAATTAATAGTGTTAGAAATCCAGAGCCCAAATATTACcttaaactaaattaaaaacctaggcaggaaaattataaaacacaaatctcCATCCTGAAAATTAACATCATTCATAAGTAGTGTAGACACagtaataaagaagtaaaattttgatccccaaatgaagaaaaatgtcttGTTTGGACATGTGCTTTTATGCACGTTTTCTATGGTGACCAAATTCATGTTATgtagaaatgttttgaaaaactATTCTTTTAGCCTTCTCAGTCTCCAAATAGATCCAGAGCTAATGCAGCATTCAAACTTGCTTATTTAAATTTAGGAATGGATTAAACATTGTGAAATATGATTTTTGTTCAAGGAAGCTTTCCTTCTGGCcctataaaattaagaaatgcaTTGCCTTGACGCAAACTCTCCCTCTAGCCACTCCCATGGAGGGAAGGGTAAAGCCAGACTCCATTATGTGGACAAGCTCCCGGAAGGATCCCTCTGTGCTGAAGCCTACTCTGCCTTCTGCTGCAGGTCCAAGTGTTGATAGTTACACCTATAAGGGCTTTAAGCTGTTTGAAACAGGAATATAAGCTGTTTGAAACTGGAAAGAGTTAAGAATGTGGCTTCTGGAGAGGCAGACCTGGTTTC
It contains:
- the LRRN1 gene encoding leucine-rich repeat neuronal protein 1 codes for the protein MARMSFLGAACPLVLGLLMTSLTESSMQNSECPQLCVCEIRPWFTPQSTYREATTVDCNDLRLTRIPSNLSSDTQVLLLQSNNIAKTVDELQQLFNLTELDFSQNNFTNIKEVGLANLTQLTTLHLEENQITEMTDYCLQDLSNLQELYINHNQISTISANAFSGLKNLLRLHLNSNKLKVIDSRWFDSTPNLEILMIGENPVIGILDMNFKPLSNLRSLVLAGMYLTDIPGNALVGLDSLESLSFYDNKLVKVPQLALQKVPNLKFLDLNKNPIHKIQEGDFKNMLRLKELGINNMGELVSVDRYALDNLPELTKLEATNNPKLSYIHRLAFRSVPALESLMLNNNALNAVYQKTVESLPNLREISIHSNPLRCDCVIHWINSNKTNIRFMEPLSMFCAMPPEYKGQQVKEVLIQDSSEQCLPMISHDTFPNHLNMDIGTTVFLDCRAMAEPEPEIYWVTPIGNKVTIETLSEKYKLSSEGTLEISNIQIEDSGRYTCVAQNVQGADTRVATIKVNGTLLDGTQVLKIYVKQTESHSILVSWKVNSNVMTSNLKWSTATVKIDNPHITYTARVPVDVHEYNLTHLQPSTDYEVCLTVSNIHQQTQKSCVNVTTKNAAFALDISDQETSTALAAVMGSMFAVISLASIAVYFAKRFKRKNYHHSLKKYMQKTSSIPLNELYPPLINLWEGDSEKDKDGSADTKPTQVDTSRSYYMW